The genomic region AGGCTTCTGCCTCCTGCAGAGAAGGGAGGACATCCCACCCTTCCGTACTACCCAGCcagaaacaggggagggaaatggAAATAATTGAGCTAAGGTCAGATGGGGGCTGCAACTGGCTGAGGAACAAGAGCTCATTGTAGCCCTAGGCTTTAGGACATAGCCTCCCTTCCCCAGGGCCCTGCGGCACAAAACCGCAGCCAGCTGGGCTAGGCTGTGGAGCAGCTCACAACGCTGATGGAGAAAGCCAAGGAATCAAAATTGCTCCAGAGATCTGTCCAAAACATACCGACCTCTACCTCTGGAGGGAGCTTCTCATGGGTGCCACCCACCAAGGCAGAGCAACAAATAGGGCCGCAGCCTAGGAGACTTCTCTGAGGGCATTTCTATTCTAAATAGCAATTGCAAGAGTGAGAAGCACATCTTGGTAATTTCTCTCATAAGtctcaagacagaaaaaaacaggccAGGCTCTAAGAAAGGACTGCAGTCGCAAAGAGGGAACTTGGAGAAAATCAGAGGAATTGCACATGCACTCATGCAGATGGCAAAGAGCTAAAGCTCACCTTTATCACCACCGCTGCCACAATCGCCAGCAGGGCCAAGATGGCCAGACCCACTCGGCCCTTGTTAAATCGTTTCAAGAGGAAGAACTTGGCCCAATCCACCTTCTTCTGGCTGCCAGGCGGGTACCGGAGTTTGTTTGTACCCTCCATCTTCAGGTCCTTGATCAAGCAGGCGCGGCGGTGGGAGAAGGTCTCAAAGCTGTGCTTGCCGTGGTAGACACCCATCCCGCTGTTACCTGAGGGACACAACCCAGGCAGGTCACACCACGGGCTCAGCCAGTCAAACCTTTGGCCACTTGAGGCCACCAGGAGGGTAAGAAGCAGCACAGGAAAATTCTAGTTGTTTGCCAGCTGCAGTGCGTACTACCTACCCTGCGCTGCCTTGTTGCAGTTTAAAAGCACAACTTCTCCTCTATATTCCTTCAGAAAGGACAACTGTTCCTTCCTCTCTGCAGCCCTTTTCAGTCTCTAAGATGTCCCTCTGTACTCCATCCCTCTTGTTCCCCATCCCGTTTTCACTACATACTCTCCAGTACTTCACTGGGTCCCTGCATATGCTGTTCCCTGTGCCTCTGAGCCGTCTCCAGCTCTTCCCTGGATTGAGCTTCCTCTCTAAGCACCGTGCCAAGGCTCTGAGATCCAAGCAGTGCTGTGTGAGAAGGGTTACCTGAGTTTCCAACTCCAGGACAGCGTGTGCTGTTCACAGCAGCAGAACACTGCTGGTTCACAGCCAGCTCGTGAGCACTCTAACACCCAAACCCTCTTCTGCAAAACTCCCGTAGGCTGTTCCAATTCTCCCCATACTGAAATCCTACACTTCCTCCTGCAATTACTGCTAATCACACCAAGCTTAAGGAGCTCCAGTAACTTACCGACACCACCAAAGGGTAAGGTTGAGAGGAAGAAATGCATGATGACATCATTTCCAGTAACACCTCCACTGGAGGTTTGGGAGATTACTCTTTTGATtaactgacaaaagaaaaaaaacaaacagaacattaCAAAGGCCCAGAAGAGACCAGACCATATAACTGACACAGACTGCAAGGGGAGCTATGAGCAAACAGGCCATTGTATACTTTCCTCTGGCTGATAACTCAGATGAGCCCTCTCCCTGCAATGTTAACTCAAATAAAGTGGGAAAGTTCAGAGAAGGGATGTGACAGCTGGAAATTTGGGAGCTTGCCTCCCTAGCAATATATTAAATGTAACTAAATTAATCATGAAAGACTACAAGGCACCAAAGAGGAAATTCAGCCTTTTATCCTTCTATTTCACAAAGTTATGCAAACCCAGAGTCCTTTAGCAGGAGACTGGGAGGCTCCAGCAACTCTGGGGACACTTGTGGCTTTGTGGCCTCTGTGAGCCAAACGCTGCGATTCACAAGCAAAGAGGAGCCAACTTGGACCCTGCGGGGAGCCATGCCTGGGACTGGCCACATTCAGGATCAAACTGCGCAGTCACCTCTGCAGGGGAGCACAGCCCAGACCCACCTTCTTGTTGTTCGAGAAGACGTACAGGGCAAGGGGCTTCTCCCGACGATTGATGAACTCAATGGCTTCGTCCACACTCTTCACAGTCAGAATGGGGAGGACCGGTCCAAAGATTTCCTCCTCCATCACCTTTGACTCCGGAGAAACGTCGGTGAGGATAGTTGGTGCTGAGGCAAACAGGAAGGCAAGAGATGGcgtgagcagcacagaagacGGGCTCCATCACAGGACCTCGTCCTGGGCACTGCCTGCGTTCAACACGCGCCAAGCGAGCCACAGACACGCATGGCCCCCAGAAGGCACCCACCAACACCTCTCCTCCCCAACAGCTGCCACAAGCACCTATGAAGCGGGAGGCCTCATCAGTCTGTCCCCCGTGAGCAATCTTCTGCCCTTCCAGCAGGCCCACGATCCTCTTGAAGTGACGCTTGTTTATGATCCTTTCGTAATCCGGAGACGACTTCACGTCTTCTCCATAGAATTCCTGCCAAAGGGCACAGCACAACCAAAGCGCTCAACACACCTTCACAACAGCCACAGCTCCAGGGCTGCAGCCACAAAACTCACACCTGAGCTGCAACGGGGACAACTCCCACAGCACGAGGAACTCCACCCGCACCTGCAGAGTTGCCTTGATGTTCTCCACCACTTTGCTCTGGATGGATGGGTCGCAGAGGATGTAGTCCGGGGCGATGCAGGTTTGCCCACAGTTCATGTACTTCCCCCACGTTATCCGCCTACGAGAGAATGGGAGATGCTTTCTCCACAGTCAGTCCCCTCCACACCCCACACCCCAGACAACAACACCTCAGCGACACCCGCAGTCCAGGGACAATGGCCCACCCAGGGCTTGCAACTGCCTGACCTGCAGGCGACGGCCAGGTCACAGTCCTTGTCGATGTAGCAGGGGCTCTTCCCGCCCAGCTCCAGGGTGACGGGTGTCAGGTGCTTGGCGGCCGCTGCCATCACAATTTTGCCCACTGTGGAGTTGCCGGTGTAAAGGATGTGATCAAACCTCTGGGTCAGCAGGGCTGTTGTCTCAGGTACTCCTCCAGTGACCACAGGGTACAGCTCCTGCAGGGCAAACGAGAGCCTTATAGTTACCTCAATTGAAAGCAAATATACCAAGGCAGCAGCTCTACGTGAGCAGACTCGCTTGTAAGCTACATTAGGATCTGGAGAAAGAATAGCAATAATAGAGACAAGCTCTACTCCTTACCCTGAAATGAAGTTTAATTTGCCATATTGTGCCACGTGAACTAAAAGAAATGGAAGCTGATCCAGGGCTTTCTCAGGCTATGGACCTACTCCCACATCTTAGGACCAAGGGCGCATACAACCGCCAGGCTCTCCTGGGGACTCTCTCTTTCCTCAACTCTCACCCCTTGCTTAGAGAAAGCGTTAACTCTCCAAAGGAAACTGCTCAATGGGGCCTTGCTGTCAGAGCAACAGCCTCAGCAACACAGCACAAGGGATGTCAGAACTGCGAGACAAGTGGAGGAGAAACAACAACTCCTGCTACGAGTGTGGTTTGGAAGGACATGAAAACCCGGGACATACGGCTACTGAGCAAATGGCACCCAATTCCCAGGAAGAGCCAGGCACAGCCAGCATCCAACGCAAACTTGTGCTTACCTAGAGGCAACCCCAGCATGGCGTCCAAGAGAGCAATTATTGCAGTGACAATTACATACGCACCTCTTTACAAGGTCATAAATGTCAAAAAGGTTGTGAAGTTGCAGCAATGTTATGTAGGCACATTAGGTTACACAAACTCAAGATTACATTGACATGTCTCTCTACGAGTAATTCAACCCTTTCTGTATCTCCTGCTTGCGCTCCTTGGGACAGAGCAGGCAACTGATTTGACTCTAATCTGCAGGAGCCATTTGAAAGCATGACAGGCACCTACTCAAGACAATCATATCAGGCATGGGGCCACACTCACCTGGTCAAGGTACTGGGGGAGGAGATCTGCCACCAGCTGAGCCGTGTTCTCGCTGATCTCCGATGGCTTCACCACCACGGCATTGCCTACAACACAAATGCAGCACAGACACTGAGCCCTcatgctgctctcctgcagcacccACCCATGGCCCCAGGAAAGACAGGGGCTGCGATGGGTCCCCACCTGCTGCGATGGCCCCGATCAAAGGCTGCATGACCAGGACAAAGGGGTAGTTCCAGGCCCCGATGACCAGCACCACCCCCAGTGGCTCAGGGCAGATGTAGGCCTCGTCTCGCATCGTCAGCAGGTTCTTCTTCACAGGCTGAGGGGCTGCCCAGGATGGCAGCTTGTCCATGGCCAGGGCCAACTCCCCCAGCACGCCCAGGATCTCATGGCTGTACGCGTTGGGCCCACACTGCAATGACAGAGAGCTTGGGGAGGGGATGGCAAAGGCAACCACCTCCCATACCCACCATGGCAGCCCAGGGAAGGAAGGTAAATTCTGCTGGCTTAAAGTGTCTGCCAGGGTAGTTACTGATAGTGCTTCTTCAAAGGATCCTTGCTGTCAGTCTGGGTATGTGGGGCTCAGCGCgcag from Rissa tridactyla isolate bRisTri1 chromosome 7, bRisTri1.patW.cur.20221130, whole genome shotgun sequence harbors:
- the LOC128912364 gene encoding aldehyde dehydrogenase family 3 member A2-like isoform X1, encoding MERMQQVVGRARAAFNSGRCRSLEFRLQQLKALERMVQEKEKEILAAIKADLHKCGPNAYSHEILGVLGELALAMDKLPSWAAPQPVKKNLLTMRDEAYICPEPLGVVLVIGAWNYPFVLVMQPLIGAIAAGNAVVVKPSEISENTAQLVADLLPQYLDQELYPVVTGGVPETTALLTQRFDHILYTGNSTVGKIVMAAAAKHLTPVTLELGGKSPCYIDKDCDLAVACRRITWGKYMNCGQTCIAPDYILCDPSIQSKVVENIKATLQEFYGEDVKSSPDYERIINKRHFKRIVGLLEGQKIAHGGQTDEASRFIAPTILTDVSPESKVMEEEIFGPVLPILTVKSVDEAIEFINRREKPLALYVFSNNKKLIKRVISQTSSGGVTGNDVIMHFFLSTLPFGGVGNSGMGVYHGKHSFETFSHRRACLIKDLKMEGTNKLRYPPGSQKKVDWAKFFLLKRFNKGRVGLAILALLAIVAAVVIKNHQSVLKRKALLIVLAVQRLGWLSVW
- the LOC128912364 gene encoding aldehyde dehydrogenase family 3 member A2-like isoform X2; this translates as MERMQQVVGRARAAFNSGRCRSLEFRLQQLKALERMVQEKEKEILAAIKADLHKCGPNAYSHEILGVLGELALAMDKLPSWAAPQPVKKNLLTMRDEAYICPEPLGVVLVIGAWNYPFVLVMQPLIGAIAAGNAVVVKPSEISENTAQLVADLLPQYLDQELYPVVTGGVPETTALLTQRFDHILYTGNSTVGKIVMAAAAKHLTPVTLELGGKSPCYIDKDCDLAVACRRITWGKYMNCGQTCIAPDYILCDPSIQSKVVENIKATLQEFYGEDVKSSPDYERIINKRHFKRIVGLLEGQKIAHGGQTDEASRFIAPTILTDVSPESKVMEEEIFGPVLPILTVKSVDEAIEFINRREKPLALYVFSNNKKLIKRVISQTSSGGVTGNDVIMHFFLSTLPFGGVGNSGMGVYHGKHSFETFSHRRACLIKDLKMEGTNKLRYPPGSQKKVDWAKFFLLKRFNKGRVGLAILALLAIVAAVVIKMVYY
- the LOC128912364 gene encoding aldehyde dehydrogenase family 3 member A2-like isoform X3 codes for the protein MERMQQVVGRARAAFNSGRCRSLEFRLQQLKALERMVQEKEKEILAAIKADLHKCGPNAYSHEILGVLGELALAMDKLPSWAAPQPVKKNLLTMRDEAYICPEPLGVVLVIGAWNYPFVLVMQPLIGAIAAGNAVVVKPSEISENTAQLVADLLPQYLDQELYPVVTGGVPETTALLTQRFDHILYTGNSTVGKIVMAAAAKHLTPVTLELGGKSPCYIDKDCDLAVACRRITWGKYMNCGQTCIAPDYILCDPSIQSKVVENIKATLQEFYGEDVKSSPDYERIINKRHFKRIVGLLEGQKIAHGGQTDEASRFIAPTILTDVSPESKVMEEEIFGPVLPILTVKSVDEAIEFINRREKPLALYVFSNNKKLIKRVISQTSSGGVTGNDVIMHFFLSTLPFGGVGNSGMGVYHGKHSFETFSHRRACLIKDLKMEGTNKLRYPPGSQKKVDWAKFFLLKRFNKGRVGLAILALLAIVAAVVIKH